One Camelina sativa cultivar DH55 chromosome 3, Cs, whole genome shotgun sequence genomic window carries:
- the LOC104761368 gene encoding serine/threonine-protein kinase tricorner-like isoform X2, whose protein sequence is MDSARSWFHKFQPREKPQKKDMFSGSTCGGGGTETTVPDGGDETETTSKLPPLGGDGGEALSNTTKQKVAAAKQYIENHYKEQMKNLNERKERRTTLEKKLADADVCEEDQNNLIKFLEKKETEYMRLQRHKMGADDFELLTMIGKGAFGEVRVVREKNTGHVFAMKKLKKSEMLRRGQVEHVRAERNLLAEVDSYCIVKLYCSFQDNEYLYLIMEYLPGGDMMTLLMRKDTLSEDEARFYVAEAVLAIESIHKRNYIHRDIKPDNLLLDRHGHLRLSDFGLCKPLDCSVIEGEDFLVGNSGSGGGSEKEESASTAPRRSQQEQLQHWQKNRRMLAYSTVGTPDYIAPEVLLKKGYGMECDWWSLGAIMYEMLVGYPPFYADDPMSTCRKIVNWKTHLKFPEEARLSRAARDLIGKLLCSVNERLGSTGASQIKTHPWFEGVEWEKIYQTEAAFIPEVNDDLDTQNFEKFDQEDNQTQAPCRTGPWRKMLSSKDINFVGYTYKNFEIVNDYQVPGIAELKRKETKPKRPSVKSLFESESEEEESSSSGGSEQQTINRSFSNPTPRGMEPNLRRPDSE, encoded by the exons GCGGAGACGGAGGAGAAGCACTCTCTaatacaaccaaacaaaaagttgCTGCAGCGAAGCAATACATCGAGAATCATTATAAGGAACAGATGAAGAACCTCAACGAGAGGAAAGAAag ACGAACAACGCTAGAGAAGAAGCTAGCAGATGCAGATGTATGTGAAGAAGATCAAAACAATCTTATAAAGTttcttgagaagaaagaaacagagtacATGAGACTCCAAAGGCATAAAATGGGTGCTGATGATTTCGAACTCCTAACTATGATCGGTAAAGGTGCGTTTGGAGAGGTTCGAGTTGTTAGAGAGAAGAACACAGGTCATGTTTTTGCTATGAAGAAACTCAAGAAATCAGAAATGCTTCGCCGAGGCCAG gTAGAGCATGTAAGAGCAGAGAGGAATCTATTGGCAGAAGTAGACAGTTACTGTATAGTGAAGCTTTACTGCTCTTTTCAAGACAACGAGTATCTTTACCTGATCATGGAGTATTTGCCCGGAGGCGATATGATGACACTTCTGATGAGGAAAGACACCTTAAGTGAAGATGAAGCTAGGTTCTATGTCGCTGAAGCTGTTTTGGCTATCGAATCTATCCATAAACGCAACTATATCCACAG gGACATAAAGCCGGATAACTTGTTGCTTGATAGACATGGACATTTGAGGTTGTCTGATTTTGGACTATGTAAGCCATTGGATTGTAGTGTTATTGAAGGAGAAGATTTCTTGGTAGGCAATTCGGGTAGCGGAGGAGGTTCAGAGAAGGAAGAGAGTGCGTCAACCGCTCCTAGACGTTCGCAGCAAGAACAATTGCAACATTGGCAGAAGAATCGAAGAATGCTT GCTTACTCAACCGTTGGTACACCAGACTACATTGCACCTGAAGTCTTGTTAAAGAAAGGATACGGCATGGAATGTGATTG GTGGTCACTTGGAGCTATAATGTACGAGATGCTTGTTGGGTATCCACCCTTTTACGCCGACGACCCAATGTCTACTTGTAGAAAG atagtGAATTGGAAAACACATTTGAAGTTCCCTGAAGAAGCAAGGCTATCACGAGCGGCAAGGGATCTTATTGGTAAGCTTTTGTGTAGCGTTAACGAACGATTAGGCTCTACTGGTGCCTCCCAAATTAAG ACACATCCTTGGTTCGAAGGTGTAGAATGGGAAAAGATTTACCAAACGGAAGCTGCGTTTATTCCCGAGGTCAACGACGATTTGGATACTCAAAACTTTGAGAAGTTCGATCAG GAAGATAATCAAACTCAAGCACCCTGTAGAACAGGGCCATGGAGAAAA ATGTTATCTTCAAAAGACATAAATTTTGTCGGCTACACATACAAAAACTTCGAAATCGTCAACGATTATCAAGTCCCCGGTATAG CCGAACTAAAGAGGAAAGAGACAAAACCAAAGAGACCATCGGTTAAGTCACTATTCG agAGCgaatcggaggaggaggagtcgTCGTCGTCAGGTGGTTCGGAGCAACAGACCATTAACAGGAGCTTCTCGAACCCGACGCCTCGTGGAATGGAACCCAACCTGAGACGTCCAGACTCTGAGTAA
- the LOC104761368 gene encoding serine/threonine-protein kinase tricorner-like isoform X1: MKNLNERKERRTTLEKKLADADVCEEDQNNLIKFLEKKETEYMRLQRHKMGADDFELLTMIGKGAFGEVRVVREKNTGHVFAMKKLKKSEMLRRGQVEHVRAERNLLAEVDSYCIVKLYCSFQDNEYLYLIMEYLPGGDMMTLLMRKDTLSEDEARFYVAEAVLAIESIHKRNYIHRDIKPDNLLLDRHGHLRLSDFGLCKPLDCSVIEGEDFLVGNSGSGGGSEKEESASTAPRRSQQEQLQHWQKNRRMLAYSTVGTPDYIAPEVLLKKGYGMECDWWSLGAIMYEMLVGYPPFYADDPMSTCRKIVNWKTHLKFPEEARLSRAARDLIGKLLCSVNERLGSTGASQIKTHPWFEGVEWEKIYQTEAAFIPEVNDDLDTQNFEKFDQEDNQTQAPCRTGPWRKMLSSKDINFVGYTYKNFEIVNDYQVPGIAELKRKETKPKRPSVKSLFESESEEEESSSSGGSEQQTINRSFSNPTPRGMEPNLRRPDSE, encoded by the exons ATGAAGAACCTCAACGAGAGGAAAGAAag ACGAACAACGCTAGAGAAGAAGCTAGCAGATGCAGATGTATGTGAAGAAGATCAAAACAATCTTATAAAGTttcttgagaagaaagaaacagagtacATGAGACTCCAAAGGCATAAAATGGGTGCTGATGATTTCGAACTCCTAACTATGATCGGTAAAGGTGCGTTTGGAGAGGTTCGAGTTGTTAGAGAGAAGAACACAGGTCATGTTTTTGCTATGAAGAAACTCAAGAAATCAGAAATGCTTCGCCGAGGCCAG gTAGAGCATGTAAGAGCAGAGAGGAATCTATTGGCAGAAGTAGACAGTTACTGTATAGTGAAGCTTTACTGCTCTTTTCAAGACAACGAGTATCTTTACCTGATCATGGAGTATTTGCCCGGAGGCGATATGATGACACTTCTGATGAGGAAAGACACCTTAAGTGAAGATGAAGCTAGGTTCTATGTCGCTGAAGCTGTTTTGGCTATCGAATCTATCCATAAACGCAACTATATCCACAG gGACATAAAGCCGGATAACTTGTTGCTTGATAGACATGGACATTTGAGGTTGTCTGATTTTGGACTATGTAAGCCATTGGATTGTAGTGTTATTGAAGGAGAAGATTTCTTGGTAGGCAATTCGGGTAGCGGAGGAGGTTCAGAGAAGGAAGAGAGTGCGTCAACCGCTCCTAGACGTTCGCAGCAAGAACAATTGCAACATTGGCAGAAGAATCGAAGAATGCTT GCTTACTCAACCGTTGGTACACCAGACTACATTGCACCTGAAGTCTTGTTAAAGAAAGGATACGGCATGGAATGTGATTG GTGGTCACTTGGAGCTATAATGTACGAGATGCTTGTTGGGTATCCACCCTTTTACGCCGACGACCCAATGTCTACTTGTAGAAAG atagtGAATTGGAAAACACATTTGAAGTTCCCTGAAGAAGCAAGGCTATCACGAGCGGCAAGGGATCTTATTGGTAAGCTTTTGTGTAGCGTTAACGAACGATTAGGCTCTACTGGTGCCTCCCAAATTAAG ACACATCCTTGGTTCGAAGGTGTAGAATGGGAAAAGATTTACCAAACGGAAGCTGCGTTTATTCCCGAGGTCAACGACGATTTGGATACTCAAAACTTTGAGAAGTTCGATCAG GAAGATAATCAAACTCAAGCACCCTGTAGAACAGGGCCATGGAGAAAA ATGTTATCTTCAAAAGACATAAATTTTGTCGGCTACACATACAAAAACTTCGAAATCGTCAACGATTATCAAGTCCCCGGTATAG CCGAACTAAAGAGGAAAGAGACAAAACCAAAGAGACCATCGGTTAAGTCACTATTCG agAGCgaatcggaggaggaggagtcgTCGTCGTCAGGTGGTTCGGAGCAACAGACCATTAACAGGAGCTTCTCGAACCCGACGCCTCGTGGAATGGAACCCAACCTGAGACGTCCAGACTCTGAGTAA
- the LOC104761378 gene encoding casein kinase 1-like protein 9 isoform X1 yields MDLVFGGKFKLGRKIGSGSFGELYLGVNVQTGEEVAVKLESVKTKHPQLHYESKLYMLLQGGTGVPNLKWYGVEGEFNVMVIDLLGPSLEDLFNYCNRKLSLKTVLMLADQLITRVEFMHSRGFLHRDIKPDNFLMGLGRKANQVYIIDFGLGKKYRDLLTHSHIPYREHKNLTGTARYASVNTHLGVEQSRRDDLESLGYVLMYFLKGSLPWQGLKAGTKKQKYDRISEKKVATPIEVLCKNQPTEFVSYFRYCRSLRFDDKPDYSYLKRLFRDLFIREGYQFDYVFDWTVLKYPQIGSSSGSSPRTRNHHTSGKQGLTAAGPSLEKQERTAGKEIRENRFSGGAVEAFSRRHPTTSTPRDRSRNSDDGPLSKRSHGGGDSERLRSSSRYGSSSRRAIASSSRPSSACGPSDISRSSSRLVTSSGGVGTGSNRASSTNQRIQSGNESKTSTFSRAARNTREDPLRRSFELLSLRK; encoded by the exons ATGGATCTTGTCTTTGGTGGAAAATTTAAACTTGGGAGGAAAATTGGTAGCGGTTCATTTGGAGAGCTTTATCTAG GTGTAAATGTTCAAACTGGAGAAGAAGTTGCTGTCAAGCTG GAATCTGTGAAAACTAAGCATCCCCAACTCCACTATGAGTCCAAGTTGTATATGCTGCTTCAAGGAGGAA CTGGTGTTCCTAACCTCAAGTGGTATGGAGTTGAAGGGGAGTTCAATGTTATGGTTATTGACCTTCTAGGTCCTAGTCTTGAAGACTTGTTTAACTATTGTAACAGAAAACTCTCTTTAAAAACCGTTCTCATGCTTGCCGATCAGCTG ATTACCAGAGTCGAGTTTATGCATTCTAGAGGCTTCCTTCACCGTGATATTAAACCCGACAACTTTTTAATGGGCCTTGGGCGCAAAGCAAATCAG GTGTATATCATCGACTTTGGTCTGGGGAAGAAATACAGAGACCTTCTGACTCACAGCCACATTCCATACAG AGAACACAAAAACCTCACTGGAACAGCTCGGTATGCAAGTGTGAACACTCACCTTGGAGTTG AACAAAGTCGAAGGGATGATTTGGAGTCTCTTGGTTATGTGCTTATGTATTTCCTTAAAGGGAG CTTACCCTGGCAAGGATTAAAAGCTGGGACAAAGAAGCAGAAGTATGACAGAATTAGTGAGAAGAAAGTAGCAACTCCTATAGAG GTATTGTGTAAAAATCAACCGACTGAGTTTGTTTCGTATTTCCGTTACTGCCGGTCTCTAAGGTTTGATGACAAACCTGATTACTCTTACCTTAAGAGGCTATTCCGGGACTTGTTTATTCGAGAAG GTTATCAGTTTGACTATGTATTCGACTGGACAGTTCTGAAGTATCCTCAGATCGGTTCCAGCTCTGGTTCTAGTCCACGGACACGG aatCATCATACAAGTGGAAAACAGGGGTTAACTGCTGCAGGACCTTCTCTCGAGAAACAAGAGAGGACTGCTG GAAAGGAAATCCGCGAGAACCGTTTCTCAGGTGGTGCGGTTGAGGCTTTCTCTAGAAGGCATCCGACAACTTCTACTCCGCGTGATCGCTCGAGAAACTCCGATGATGGACCTTTGTCCAAGCGTTCG CACGGTGGTGGTGACTCGGAAAGATTACGTAGTTCCTCGAGATACGGAAGCTCATCAAGGAGAGCAATTGCTTCAAGTTCTCGTCCAAGTTCCGCTTGTGGACCGAGCGATATTAGTCGATCATCTAGCCGTCTGGTCACTTCAAGTGGCGGAGTGGGAACAGGAAGTAACCGTGCATCATCGACAAACCAGAGAATCCAATCAGGAAATGAATCCAAGACTTCGACCTTTTCTCGTGCTGCTAGAAACACTCGGGAAGATCCATTGAGGAGGAGCTTCGAGCTTCTCTCTCTCCGAAAATGA
- the LOC104761378 gene encoding casein kinase 1-like protein 9 isoform X2: MDLVFGGKFKLGRKIGSGSFGELYLGVNVQTGEEVAVKLESVKTKHPQLHYESKLYMLLQGGTGVPNLKWYGVEGEFNVMVIDLLGPSLEDLFNYCNRKLSLKTVLMLADQLITRVEFMHSRGFLHRDIKPDNFLMGLGRKANQVYIIDFGLGKKYRDLLTHSHIPYREHKNLTGTARYASVNTHLGVEQSRRDDLESLGYVLMYFLKGSLPWQGLKAGTKKQKYDRISEKKVATPIEVLCKNQPTEFVSYFRYCRSLRFDDKPDYSYLKRLFRDLFIREGYQFDYVFDWTVLKYPQIGSSSGSSPRTRGLTAAGPSLEKQERTAGKEIRENRFSGGAVEAFSRRHPTTSTPRDRSRNSDDGPLSKRSHGGGDSERLRSSSRYGSSSRRAIASSSRPSSACGPSDISRSSSRLVTSSGGVGTGSNRASSTNQRIQSGNESKTSTFSRAARNTREDPLRRSFELLSLRK, encoded by the exons ATGGATCTTGTCTTTGGTGGAAAATTTAAACTTGGGAGGAAAATTGGTAGCGGTTCATTTGGAGAGCTTTATCTAG GTGTAAATGTTCAAACTGGAGAAGAAGTTGCTGTCAAGCTG GAATCTGTGAAAACTAAGCATCCCCAACTCCACTATGAGTCCAAGTTGTATATGCTGCTTCAAGGAGGAA CTGGTGTTCCTAACCTCAAGTGGTATGGAGTTGAAGGGGAGTTCAATGTTATGGTTATTGACCTTCTAGGTCCTAGTCTTGAAGACTTGTTTAACTATTGTAACAGAAAACTCTCTTTAAAAACCGTTCTCATGCTTGCCGATCAGCTG ATTACCAGAGTCGAGTTTATGCATTCTAGAGGCTTCCTTCACCGTGATATTAAACCCGACAACTTTTTAATGGGCCTTGGGCGCAAAGCAAATCAG GTGTATATCATCGACTTTGGTCTGGGGAAGAAATACAGAGACCTTCTGACTCACAGCCACATTCCATACAG AGAACACAAAAACCTCACTGGAACAGCTCGGTATGCAAGTGTGAACACTCACCTTGGAGTTG AACAAAGTCGAAGGGATGATTTGGAGTCTCTTGGTTATGTGCTTATGTATTTCCTTAAAGGGAG CTTACCCTGGCAAGGATTAAAAGCTGGGACAAAGAAGCAGAAGTATGACAGAATTAGTGAGAAGAAAGTAGCAACTCCTATAGAG GTATTGTGTAAAAATCAACCGACTGAGTTTGTTTCGTATTTCCGTTACTGCCGGTCTCTAAGGTTTGATGACAAACCTGATTACTCTTACCTTAAGAGGCTATTCCGGGACTTGTTTATTCGAGAAG GTTATCAGTTTGACTATGTATTCGACTGGACAGTTCTGAAGTATCCTCAGATCGGTTCCAGCTCTGGTTCTAGTCCACGGACACGG GGGTTAACTGCTGCAGGACCTTCTCTCGAGAAACAAGAGAGGACTGCTG GAAAGGAAATCCGCGAGAACCGTTTCTCAGGTGGTGCGGTTGAGGCTTTCTCTAGAAGGCATCCGACAACTTCTACTCCGCGTGATCGCTCGAGAAACTCCGATGATGGACCTTTGTCCAAGCGTTCG CACGGTGGTGGTGACTCGGAAAGATTACGTAGTTCCTCGAGATACGGAAGCTCATCAAGGAGAGCAATTGCTTCAAGTTCTCGTCCAAGTTCCGCTTGTGGACCGAGCGATATTAGTCGATCATCTAGCCGTCTGGTCACTTCAAGTGGCGGAGTGGGAACAGGAAGTAACCGTGCATCATCGACAAACCAGAGAATCCAATCAGGAAATGAATCCAAGACTTCGACCTTTTCTCGTGCTGCTAGAAACACTCGGGAAGATCCATTGAGGAGGAGCTTCGAGCTTCTCTCTCTCCGAAAATGA